A genomic window from Silene latifolia isolate original U9 population chromosome Y, ASM4854445v1, whole genome shotgun sequence includes:
- the LOC141630563 gene encoding putative mitochondrial protein AtMg00860 — translation MVNEGIVLRHLVSDKGIQVDKAKVQVIEQLPPPVNVKGVRSFLDHVGFYRQFIKDFSKIAKPLTQLLLKDASFNYTDECLTAFNRLKQALITAPIIQPPDWDLPFEIMCNASDFIVGAVLGQRKDKL, via the coding sequence atggttaACGAGGGAATTGTCCTTCGGCACTTAGTATCTGATAAGGGTATccaggttgataaagcaaaggtgcaagtgattgagcaattgcctccGCCCGTTAATGTTAAGGGAGTTAGGAGTTTCCTTGATCATGTTGGCTTTTATCGCCAGTTTATTAAGgacttttctaaaattgctaaaccacttacacaactgtTGCTCAAGGATGCTTCATTTAATTATACTGATGAATGTCTtactgcttttaacaggttgaagcaggccttgattACAGCACCGATCATTCAGCCTCCAGACTGGGACCTGCCTTTTGAGATCATGTGCAATGCTAGTGATTTTATAGTTGGCGCAGTGCTAGGCCAGCGGAAAGATAAACTTTGA